Genomic segment of Bacillus alkalicellulosilyticus:
TATCGGAAATAAGGGATGCGTTTCCTACTTCAAAAGTATTTTATAAACTTCACCAAATTCCTAGTGACGTCATCACACGTAATATAGAACGTATATGTTCCGCTCATAAAATCACACCAATAAATGCGTATTATACGGTGGAACAAGCTGTTAGTGACGTATTGACTGTCATTGGGAAACAAAACGGGTACGGTACCCACCAAATTGTTAGTTTTTTTGGAACTCATGGTGGTTCAGGTGTTAGTACAACGGTTTTTAGTATAGCAAAATCTATAGCTGAAAGGGTTAATGAGAAGGTACTCGTCCTCAGTTTAAATGCCTGGGACCCAGCTGATTATTTTTATCAGTACAAAGGTAAACATTTAAATGACATTAAAGTTGACCTTAAAACAAAAAGTCTGACCCCTTCCAAACTTGGCGAATCCGTTTATCAATATAAGAATTTTTATCACTTAGCGGGGAATCGGGATATAAAATTACAGCGTTTTTTTAAAACAGATGAAATTAATCATTTACTTGAAGTAGCAAAAGAAATGTTTGATGTGATTCTGATAGATGGTGGAACACATTTCGATACAGCCATAGCAACTCAAGCCTATGTATCTAGTAGTCTCCGGTTTGTCGTTACCACACAAGATGAAAAAGGGTATAGAGGCTATTTCCCTCACGTTTTTCAACAACTCATTGAACCATCGGGAGGGAAACGTTCTGATTTTATGTTAATCATTAATCGGTTCCAACCGAATATGTCTCTTATTGGTGAAAAAGACTTAGAACTCGAATTAGAAATGTCGAGAGTTACTACAATTCCTGATGTTGATGTTCTTGGTGCTGTGTCCATACATCAAAAAAACCTACTATATGATATGGCTGATGGGTATTACAAGAAAAACATTGACCTTGTTGCAAATCTAATTATTACGGAAGCTAGGTTGAAAGAGAAGGCACCATCTTTCAATGAAAATACTAAAACCAAGAGTTTCTTTAAATCCCTATTTACTAAAGAAGGAGTTGAGTAACGATGTCCGCTGTATTAGATAAAGCCATTGAAGATATCGAATCTCAACTCGGACTTAAAGAGGAACCCTTTGACCCTTCAAAATGGCTTTCGGAGACTATTGCTGAAAATGGACTTGAACAAAATACGGTTACTACTTTTGAACGAAAAAAATCCTTCACACATATTTGTAAAACGGTCCGAGAAGTTCTCGATAAGAATGTAGATATTGAAGATAGTCAGAGTTCGTCAGGGAAAGCAGGGGACCAGTGGTTAAACCTTGTATATAGAGCCGTTATCGGTGATGAACAAGCTATGGCATATATCATATCAAAGATTACTGAAGTTCTTCGAAATCAAAACATAACTTCTACCGACTATCCCACCTTTTATGACAGTTTAGGAGAAGCCATTTTCCATGAAGTATGGGGAGTTAGCGTTCTTCATAAATGGGACAAGTACCCTAACAGTGAAGCAGCGGTTATCAGAGGTACAGAACTTTGGATGGATATTAAGGGGAAGTTCGTTAAACAGGAAGAAGAGTTTGAGAATAAAGACGTTGTTGAACGAGTAAAACGAGCGTTTGTGAAAAGAACAAAAGATGCCGTTATAAATGAACAAAATCCTGAATTAGAGATTGAAAGAGAAGACGGAAGTAGAATCACAATGATTCAAAAACCAAGAGCAAGAGATAACTATATCATGTTTAGAAGATTTATCGTGAAAGATATCACCTTATATGAACAGGCTAGATTAAAAACGATTCGGGATGTTGATATACCAATCTTTCAAGCACTTTCCAGAACGATGTGTAATATCATTTTTGCTGGACGAGTAAGGTCGGCAAAATCAACATTTATGAAATCGATGTTACGAGAAAGAGACCCCAGTTATGTTATGGCTGTTATGGAAAAACACTTTGAATTGCAACTTAGTGAACAAATGAAAGATAGACTATGTTTTGAAATTCAAGCAAAAGAAGGAGATTTACACAAGGCTGTTCCAAGGTTACTGCGTATGGAGCATGATTTTATCGTCGTTGGTGAAATTCGGTCTTTAGAAACAGAAGGCTACCTGCAAGCATGTGAAAGGGGAGAGCGTGGTGCAGTTTCTACGTATCATTTAACTACTGTGGAACATGTGGCGCCGCAAATTACTCGTCATATTCTAGATGAGTTTCCAAATCGGAACTATGAAAACGAACTAGAACGTGTAGCAAGAAACATCGACATTATTATTACCATGAGTGCTGACAGAGATAGACGTAAAAAACGTGTAATAGGAGTAACTGAAGTATTGTGGGATGAAGAAAACAAAACTTATGGTACTCAAGACTTAATTCGATATAGTCCCATAACAAAAACCTATTATTACTCAGCGAACCTATCAAAGACTTTGTTACATTTAATGGCTGAAGAAAATCTTGAAGAGACTAAAACACTTGTCAGACTGTTAAGGCAACGTGAACAGGAGTCCCCAATGAGTGACTATGACAAAATTGCAGATAATCTACTAATTAAAATATTAGAGGAAGATGTCAATGAATAGTTTACTACATTGGTTTTGGATGAATGGTGTTTTCTTTATCCTATATGGATTACTTGCACTTAGTAGTTTATATACAATAAAAAATATTATTGAGGCTCCCATAAAAGAAAGAATTCACCACTGGAACTATAGGAATCGTTTGAGAAAGATGAGAGCAATTAAAATGGGTACGTCTTATTCATTTAAGAATCCCGCTTTAAAGCATATCTATCTTCTCATTAAAACGACTAGTAAAGAAAATACTGACCAAAACGTATTTTCTTATATAGTTATTACCTTATTTCTATTCGGATTTACGTTTATCACGATTTTTATCAAGTTCTTTGATTTCTTTTTAGCCTTTTTACTTGGAGCTCTTATTGCCATTATTCCATATATGCTTCTTCAAATTAAATTGCGTAAGTTACGGTTTGTTATGGGGGGTGAATTTTTAGCTTTCATTCAGAATTTAACTCAACATTACAATGCAAATCATCATGACATGTACCACGCATTAGTTGAAACGCAAAAAACGATAGAAAGTAAAGAGTTAAGACAATTGTTACTTAAGCTTATTTCCGATCTACAAGTTTCAAAGAATGAGGAAGAACTTAAGATGAGCATTAGTGTATTTGTTTACGCAACTGGTACTAGTTGGGCCAAACGACTAGGTAACATTATTATTAAATCTTATTTGTATAACGAAAATGTACTATCAACACTATTGACACTCACTCGTCAAATTGAAGACACAGAGGAAATGCTAGAGCAAGAAAAATCTAATACTATTGATGCTGTTATGAATGGATATTTAACAGTTCCCATTTTTATATTTTCAATAATTGTTGGGTATTATGTTTCAGCTGCCCAAGATTGGTTTTCTCTTCAATTTGGGAATGATTTAACACTTACCTTATTTATTTTTTGCGTAATCGGCGTGATTTTCTCCGTTTTTATTTCAATGATTTTAAAACGGCCTAAAAATGACATTTAGCAAGGAGAGCATTATGGAACAAGTATTCTTTTTTAAGATACTTCATTATATTATCTACATTATTTCAATTGCTTTAGGGATTGTATCCGGATTATTAGTTTATCAAGGACTTACATCACAAACAGAACGGGTACAAAATAGATTGCGAATCAAGAGGTCACTTGAACAACAAAAAGAAAAGCTAGTGATGAGCGCCACTCAATCTTCAACCGAAGATATTTTAAAGAAAGCTGGATATCCAATTGGTTTAAATGCTTTTCGGTACCATGTTATATTTTTGACGGTTTTTGTGTTATTAGTTGTTAATTATATTTTGTTTCCATTGTTTATATATGGCACCCTCAACGTTTGG
This window contains:
- a CDS encoding ATPase, T2SS/T4P/T4SS family, which produces MSAVLDKAIEDIESQLGLKEEPFDPSKWLSETIAENGLEQNTVTTFERKKSFTHICKTVREVLDKNVDIEDSQSSSGKAGDQWLNLVYRAVIGDEQAMAYIISKITEVLRNQNITSTDYPTFYDSLGEAIFHEVWGVSVLHKWDKYPNSEAAVIRGTELWMDIKGKFVKQEEEFENKDVVERVKRAFVKRTKDAVINEQNPELEIEREDGSRITMIQKPRARDNYIMFRRFIVKDITLYEQARLKTIRDVDIPIFQALSRTMCNIIFAGRVRSAKSTFMKSMLRERDPSYVMAVMEKHFELQLSEQMKDRLCFEIQAKEGDLHKAVPRLLRMEHDFIVVGEIRSLETEGYLQACERGERGAVSTYHLTTVEHVAPQITRHILDEFPNRNYENELERVARNIDIIITMSADRDRRKKRVIGVTEVLWDEENKTYGTQDLIRYSPITKTYYYSANLSKTLLHLMAEENLEETKTLVRLLRQREQESPMSDYDKIADNLLIKILEEDVNE